The Nitrospirota bacterium genome window below encodes:
- a CDS encoding polysaccharide biosynthesis protein, with the protein MLNGKTILITGGTGSFGKKCTEIILKNYQPKKLIVFSRDELKQFEMSQVFSERDYPCIRYFIGDVRDKDRLYRAFTGVDYIIHAAALKQVPAAEYNPFEAIKTNILGAENIINAAIDTGVRKVIALSTDKAANPVNLYGATK; encoded by the coding sequence ATGTTAAATGGTAAAACAATTCTAATTACTGGTGGGACAGGTTCTTTTGGCAAGAAGTGTACAGAAATTATCTTAAAAAACTATCAACCCAAGAAGCTTATTGTCTTCAGTCGTGATGAATTAAAGCAGTTTGAAATGAGTCAGGTTTTTAGCGAAAGGGACTATCCATGTATCAGGTATTTTATTGGAGATGTCAGAGACAAAGATCGCCTTTATAGGGCATTTACAGGTGTTGATTATATAATTCATGCCGCTGCATTGAAACAGGTGCCAGCAGCAGAGTACAACCCCTTCGAGGCAATAAAGACTAACATCTTGGGAGCAGAGAATATTATTAATGCTGCGATAGATACAGGTGTCAGAAAAGTAATAGCCTTAAGCACAGATAAAGCAGCTAATCCTGTAAATCTATACGGGGCTACCAAATT
- a CDS encoding transcription termination/antitermination NusG family protein: MKGSETSSSSVETFGVKNWFVLYTKPRLEDFVTERLKRIELEVLNPKLKRRKTIRGRLQEVIEPLFPCYIFANLDIDLHYRLVKYTRGVKRFVGNEGSPAPVGNEIIDAIKSRIKEGYVTIQPPSFKPGEEVLIKEGPFKDFIGIFERDMKAKDRVIILLNAVSYQARVTIEKEFLVRVKD, encoded by the coding sequence ATGAAGGGTTCAGAGACTTCGTCGAGCTCAGTCGAGACGTTTGGAGTGAAGAACTGGTTTGTGCTTTATACAAAACCAAGGCTTGAGGATTTCGTAACTGAGAGGCTTAAACGCATTGAATTAGAGGTATTAAATCCAAAGTTAAAGCGGAGAAAAACGATAAGAGGAAGACTGCAGGAGGTTATCGAGCCATTATTCCCCTGTTATATATTTGCCAATCTCGACATAGACCTCCACTATAGGCTGGTAAAGTATACGAGAGGGGTAAAGAGGTTTGTTGGTAATGAAGGTTCTCCGGCCCCTGTAGGTAATGAGATTATAGATGCAATAAAATCACGGATTAAAGAAGGGTATGTGACAATACAGCCTCCTTCCTTTAAACCAGGCGAGGAGGTTTTAATAAAAGAAGGTCCATTTAAGGACTTTATCGGTATATTTGAGCGGGATATGAAGGCTAAAGATAGGGTGATTATCCTGCTCAATGCAGTATCCTATCAAGCCAGAGTAACGATAGAAAAGGAGTTTCTTGTTAGGGTTAAGGATTGA